A stretch of the Polyangiaceae bacterium genome encodes the following:
- a CDS encoding TerB family tellurite resistance protein: protein MFGKWLAKARAETAESPLAKAIRAHMPGADEESVRVVTAIAGLLAAVAYADRDYSDVEERRVREELHRVHGMTEMGVDAIADALRRDIVGLTTVELPRSARTMVELADEELRLEVLEVLVDVAAADGDISHAETTLLRQLTTSLGLTQDDYNRAQAKHRDKLSVLRG, encoded by the coding sequence GTGTTCGGTAAGTGGCTCGCCAAAGCTCGCGCCGAGACGGCCGAGAGTCCGCTGGCCAAGGCCATCCGCGCGCACATGCCCGGAGCGGACGAAGAGAGCGTGCGGGTGGTCACCGCCATCGCCGGGCTCCTCGCGGCGGTGGCCTACGCGGACCGCGACTACTCGGACGTCGAGGAGCGCCGCGTGCGCGAGGAGCTGCATCGCGTGCACGGCATGACCGAGATGGGCGTGGACGCCATCGCGGACGCGCTCCGGCGCGACATCGTCGGCCTCACCACCGTGGAGCTGCCCCGCTCCGCGCGCACCATGGTCGAGCTGGCCGACGAGGAGCTCCGGCTGGAGGTGCTGGAGGTCCTGGTGGACGTGGCCGCCGCGGACGGTGACATCTCCCACGCCGAGACCACGCTGCTCCGGCAGCTCACGACCTCCCTCGGCCTGACCCAGGACGACTACAACCGCGCGCAGGCCAAGCACCGCGACAAGCTGAGCGTCCTCCGGGGCTGA
- a CDS encoding beta-propeller domain-containing protein has translation MQTRWLLLLGALIAGVFFGCGDGEEVDAAGYFDSDVPGFGTPGSGAGGLNGAGGAAGASATGGSGGGGGAGGAGGAEKAIEEADIIQLQGNRLYALSKYGGLSVVDVSVKDQLKLLGRHELSGEPFEMYVKEGIAFAMYSSWGHYVGSGASTQWVQSSAVVALDVKDPKKIVKLGEFLLPGEISDSRIVGDVLYVVAYENGSCWNCASNERTNVVSLNVKVPSKVAKVDELAFGGPSGYYGWGKRSVMVTQDRMFIGGRDPSGAQGSTIQIVDITDPTGKLVKGASVPAAGSIESRWQMDEKDGVLRLISQPGWWATGDPPIVQTFEVVSSQEIKPLASLPMVLPEPERLRSVRFDGTRGYAITFRQTDPLFVIDLSVPSAPKQVGELEIPGWVYHMEPRGDRLLALGFDQGNQEGSLNVSLFDVADMTAPKLMDRVSFGGDWGDFAEDQDRIHKAFTILDTLGLIFVPYSGWTYSKNDYYGCGTWQSGIQIVNFTKDDLVKRGAAPSRGTARRAFLHDTRLFAVSDVAVETFDISNQDAPAAKANLALATVVSKVIAVGDKVARVGSDWYTSRTVLDVVPLGAIDEPGGSAVDLEAALGSAEESKCWYGYWGPGKIELYANGSHVYVVAGYDERRIAVFDVSSGVPVLQSKLVIPALDSSSPYGPYYGYYGSGIIPDAGEATVQLGSALVSLRFASEWLPSSKTPKVSIALDVVDLSNPKSPKRTSVPVPSVLGATSLVAAGGDALFSHWAPSPTDPNKVRFYVDRVDLANPSAPKLSSTNVPGSLLATDSSGKRALTVTYAKVVEQLPPSACYDKWSNLAEYEYDPESWESGTCTGYKRALSLVQLGGATASVLDGLALPGDLELHRFALGTDRVFVGAQPFCSGCYGSEPSQVLVLSGFGAGKIQLAGVTLPEDEPYSFLDTLIADGTRAVAISGYPRRVRVVDAKNAAAPSFATVATLEEQYYYYGYEAQVIGDTLVLPQGPYGVELVDLTP, from the coding sequence ATGCAGACCCGCTGGCTTCTTCTTCTGGGCGCGCTGATCGCTGGGGTGTTCTTCGGTTGCGGCGACGGCGAAGAGGTGGACGCCGCGGGCTACTTCGACTCCGACGTGCCGGGCTTCGGCACGCCGGGCAGCGGCGCGGGCGGGTTGAACGGTGCGGGCGGTGCGGCTGGCGCGTCCGCCACGGGCGGCAGCGGTGGCGGCGGCGGCGCCGGTGGCGCCGGTGGCGCCGAGAAAGCCATCGAAGAGGCCGACATCATCCAGCTCCAGGGCAACCGGCTGTACGCCCTGTCCAAGTACGGCGGCCTCAGCGTCGTCGACGTGTCGGTCAAGGACCAGCTGAAGCTGCTCGGCCGCCACGAGCTCAGCGGCGAGCCCTTCGAGATGTACGTCAAGGAAGGCATCGCCTTCGCCATGTATTCCTCGTGGGGCCACTACGTCGGCTCCGGCGCGAGCACCCAGTGGGTGCAGTCGAGCGCCGTGGTGGCGCTGGACGTGAAGGACCCGAAGAAGATCGTCAAGCTCGGCGAGTTCCTGCTGCCGGGCGAGATCAGCGATTCGCGCATCGTGGGCGACGTGCTCTACGTGGTCGCATACGAGAACGGCTCGTGCTGGAACTGTGCTTCGAACGAGCGCACCAACGTCGTCTCGCTGAACGTGAAGGTCCCGAGCAAGGTCGCCAAGGTGGACGAGCTCGCCTTCGGTGGTCCCTCCGGATACTACGGCTGGGGCAAGCGCAGCGTGATGGTCACCCAGGACCGCATGTTCATCGGCGGGCGTGATCCTTCCGGCGCCCAGGGCTCGACCATCCAGATCGTGGACATCACGGATCCGACCGGGAAGCTGGTGAAAGGCGCCAGCGTGCCCGCCGCCGGCAGCATCGAGAGCCGCTGGCAGATGGATGAGAAGGACGGCGTCTTGCGGCTGATCAGCCAGCCCGGCTGGTGGGCCACCGGCGATCCGCCCATCGTGCAGACCTTCGAGGTCGTCTCGTCGCAGGAGATCAAGCCGCTCGCCAGCCTGCCGATGGTGCTGCCGGAGCCGGAGCGCCTGCGCAGCGTGCGCTTCGACGGCACGCGCGGCTATGCCATCACGTTCCGGCAGACCGATCCGCTCTTCGTCATCGATCTGAGCGTGCCGAGCGCGCCCAAGCAGGTCGGCGAGCTCGAGATCCCCGGCTGGGTCTACCACATGGAACCCCGCGGGGACCGGCTCCTGGCGCTGGGCTTCGATCAGGGCAACCAGGAAGGCTCGCTCAACGTCTCGCTGTTCGACGTCGCGGACATGACGGCGCCCAAGTTGATGGACCGCGTGAGCTTCGGCGGGGACTGGGGTGACTTCGCCGAGGACCAGGACCGCATCCACAAGGCCTTCACCATCCTCGACACGCTGGGCCTGATCTTCGTGCCGTACAGCGGCTGGACGTACTCGAAGAACGACTACTACGGCTGCGGGACCTGGCAGAGCGGCATCCAGATCGTGAACTTCACCAAGGACGACCTGGTGAAGCGCGGAGCCGCGCCCTCGCGCGGCACGGCACGGCGCGCCTTCTTGCACGACACGCGACTGTTCGCGGTCTCGGACGTCGCCGTCGAGACCTTCGACATCTCGAACCAGGACGCACCGGCGGCGAAGGCCAACCTGGCCCTGGCCACGGTGGTCTCGAAGGTGATCGCGGTCGGCGACAAGGTCGCCCGGGTCGGCTCCGACTGGTACACCTCGCGCACGGTGCTGGACGTCGTCCCGCTGGGGGCCATCGACGAGCCGGGCGGAAGCGCCGTCGATCTGGAGGCGGCGCTGGGCTCCGCGGAGGAGTCGAAGTGTTGGTACGGCTACTGGGGCCCGGGCAAGATCGAGCTCTACGCGAACGGCAGCCACGTCTACGTGGTCGCGGGCTACGACGAGCGCCGCATCGCGGTGTTCGACGTGTCGAGCGGGGTGCCGGTCCTACAGAGCAAGCTGGTCATCCCCGCCCTCGACTCGAGCTCACCCTACGGCCCGTACTATGGCTACTACGGCTCGGGCATCATCCCGGACGCCGGCGAGGCCACGGTCCAGCTCGGTAGCGCGCTGGTCAGCCTGCGCTTCGCGTCGGAGTGGCTGCCGTCGAGCAAGACCCCGAAGGTCTCGATCGCGCTCGACGTGGTCGATCTCTCGAATCCCAAGAGCCCGAAGCGCACCAGCGTGCCGGTGCCGAGCGTGCTCGGCGCGACCAGCCTGGTCGCCGCGGGCGGCGACGCGCTGTTCAGTCACTGGGCGCCTTCGCCGACCGACCCCAACAAGGTGCGCTTCTACGTCGATCGCGTGGATCTGGCGAACCCCAGCGCCCCGAAGCTCTCGAGCACGAACGTGCCCGGCTCGTTGCTCGCGACCGACAGCTCGGGCAAGCGCGCGCTGACGGTCACCTACGCCAAGGTGGTCGAGCAGCTGCCGCCCAGCGCCTGCTACGACAAGTGGAGCAACCTCGCGGAGTACGAGTACGACCCGGAGAGTTGGGAGAGCGGGACCTGCACCGGCTACAAGCGAGCGCTGTCGCTGGTGCAGCTGGGCGGAGCCACGGCCAGCGTGCTGGACGGTCTGGCGCTGCCGGGCGACCTCGAGCTCCACCGCTTCGCGCTCGGCACCGACCGCGTCTTCGTGGGCGCGCAGCCGTTCTGCTCCGGCTGCTATGGGTCCGAGCCCTCCCAGGTCCTGGTGCTGAGCGGCTTCGGCGCGGGCAAGATCCAGCTCGCGGGCGTGACGCTGCCGGAAGACGAGCCGTACTCCTTCCTGGACACGCTCATCGCCGACGGCACGCGCGCGGTCGCCATCAGCGGCTACCCGCGCAGGGTTCGGGTCGTGGACGCGAAGAACGCCGCGGCGCCGAGCTTCGCCACGGTCGCGACCCTCGAAGAGCAGTACTACTACTACGGCTACGAGGCCCAGGTGATCGGCGACACGCTGGTCCTGCCCCAGGGGCCGTACGGCGTGGAGCTGGTGGACCTCACGCCCTGA
- a CDS encoding HNH endonuclease, with the protein MFPFHATPPTAIPRLRQTGSEFLRLGRTVYFDACSSLFAYCTERLGYSEDSATKRVRVARLAQQFPQVLDDLASGELHLTGLFLLSGHLTDDNAEQLLAEARGKSKRQLEELLARWFPRPAVPPTITPVTPEPVQGQLSTWSGAGTPAPPAQAPRPRVEPLSPESVRVEFSAHAAFRDKLEQARALLSHTVPSGDLATILERALDLLIERETKRRAGAGKPRKRRETKPGSRHVPVEVQRAVRERDGDQCTFTDAEGRRCSATRFLTIEHIDPFAKGGPTTVDNCCLLCRPHNAHRARQVFGEDHIQNEISEARARRRQSTPPAPPAPTPAPEGGVSEKVLGALVRMGFKRADARRAVEQARLCEVEPLLEPMLRATLAILTP; encoded by the coding sequence TTGTTCCCGTTCCACGCCACACCACCGACAGCGATTCCGCGACTGCGGCAGACCGGAAGCGAGTTCCTCCGGCTCGGCCGGACTGTCTATTTCGATGCGTGTTCCTCCCTCTTCGCCTACTGCACCGAGCGCCTCGGCTATTCCGAGGACAGCGCGACCAAGCGTGTGCGTGTGGCCCGCCTGGCCCAGCAGTTCCCCCAGGTGCTCGATGACCTCGCCAGCGGCGAGCTCCACCTGACGGGGCTGTTCCTGCTCTCCGGCCACCTGACGGACGACAACGCCGAGCAGCTCCTCGCCGAGGCGCGAGGGAAGTCCAAGCGACAGCTCGAGGAGCTGCTCGCCCGCTGGTTCCCGCGGCCGGCCGTGCCGCCGACCATCACCCCGGTCACGCCCGAGCCGGTACAAGGGCAGTTGTCCACATGGTCCGGGGCAGGTACCCCGGCCCCGCCGGCCCAGGCGCCTCGCCCTCGCGTCGAGCCGCTCTCGCCGGAGAGCGTTCGCGTGGAATTCAGCGCCCACGCTGCGTTCCGCGACAAGCTCGAGCAGGCCCGGGCGCTGCTCAGCCACACGGTGCCCAGCGGCGACCTCGCGACGATCCTCGAGCGCGCGCTGGACCTGCTCATCGAGCGGGAGACGAAGCGCCGCGCCGGCGCGGGCAAGCCCCGCAAGCGCCGCGAGACGAAGCCGGGCTCGCGGCACGTTCCGGTGGAAGTCCAGCGAGCGGTCAGGGAGCGGGACGGCGACCAGTGCACCTTCACCGACGCCGAAGGGCGGCGGTGTTCGGCGACGCGCTTCTTGACCATCGAGCACATCGACCCGTTCGCGAAGGGCGGGCCCACGACGGTGGACAACTGCTGCTTGCTTTGCAGACCTCACAACGCCCACCGAGCGCGCCAGGTCTTCGGTGAGGACCACATCCAGAACGAGATCTCGGAGGCGCGAGCGAGGCGAAGACAGAGCACGCCACCGGCGCCACCAGCGCCGACGCCCGCGCCCGAGGGCGGCGTGTCCGAAAAGGTGCTCGGAGCGCTGGTTCGGATGGGGTTCAAGCGAGCGGACGCGCGGCGAGCCGTCGAGCAAGCGCGCCTCTGCGAGGTGGAGCCGCTGCTCGAGCCGATGCTTCGCGCGACGCTCGCCATTCTCACACCGTGA